A window from Dehalobacter sp. DCA encodes these proteins:
- a CDS encoding DUF4352 domain-containing protein, giving the protein MGYTASEVKRSTKIGQNQYLQKTTENEYLLIKVKVSNNDKETRTIDTSLFKLKDAEGKEYSAMAEADMYVNTDNSFFLAQVNPGTSKSGYIVFEIPKNLKGLKLQVSSGLGWSGGQYQIINLGQ; this is encoded by the coding sequence ATTGGGTATACTGCAAGCGAGGTAAAAAGGAGCACTAAAATCGGGCAAAATCAATATTTGCAAAAAACAACCGAAAATGAATATTTACTAATAAAAGTAAAGGTATCAAACAACGATAAAGAGACTCGTACCATTGATACTAGCTTATTTAAGTTAAAAGATGCTGAAGGCAAAGAATATTCTGCTATGGCTGAAGCAGACATGTATGTAAACACCGATAATAGTTTCTTTCTAGCCCAGGTAAACCCGGGAACAAGCAAAAGTGGATATATTGTATTTGAAATTCCTAAAAACCTAAAAGGTTTAAAATTACAAGTTTCAAGTGGTTTAGGATGGTCTGGTGGACAGTACCAGATAATAAACCTTGGTCAATAG
- a CDS encoding MerR family transcriptional regulator — protein MQVNEICKQTGLTKKAVEYYQLKGLVSPKVNENGYREFSDSDLSRLKEIALFRKLELCTDEIKQVLDSNDKKHTLALIKQAKEIQAKEKLYRLDLIGQLINGVDVAEIQDRLNLLEQQSTIKEKLLMAFPGYYGRYFSFHFGQFLNEPVKTNEQKVLYDNIVNFLDDMEPIEIPEEFQLILDEVDKYMDNEKIEEMSANIQSTYDDFDTYWENNKDNIIQYTELKKTDKYQNSVMAQLMDLFRKFGETNGYYDVFIPTMRTLSPAYDFYYKKMLEANEKLIQKIPDVENWYEPTK, from the coding sequence ATGCAAGTGAATGAGATTTGTAAACAAACAGGTTTAACGAAAAAAGCAGTTGAGTATTATCAATTAAAGGGTTTAGTATCACCTAAAGTTAACGAGAACGGATATAGGGAATTTTCTGACTCAGATTTATCTCGTTTGAAAGAAATTGCGTTATTTCGAAAACTGGAATTATGCACGGATGAGATCAAGCAAGTGCTTGATAGTAACGACAAGAAGCACACTCTTGCTTTAATTAAGCAAGCAAAAGAGATTCAGGCAAAGGAAAAATTATATCGACTTGATTTGATAGGACAGTTGATTAATGGGGTGGATGTTGCTGAAATTCAGGATAGATTGAATTTATTAGAACAACAATCTACGATTAAAGAAAAGTTATTAATGGCGTTTCCCGGATACTATGGGAGATACTTTAGCTTTCATTTTGGCCAATTTCTCAATGAACCAGTAAAGACAAATGAGCAGAAAGTGTTATATGACAACATTGTTAACTTCCTTGACGATATGGAACCAATCGAAATTCCAGAAGAGTTTCAATTAATTTTGGACGAAGTTGACAAATATATGGACAATGAAAAAATTGAAGAAATGAGTGCCAACATACAGAGTACTTATGATGACTTTGACACGTATTGGGAAAACAACAAAGATAATATCATTCAATATACAGAACTTAAGAAAACGGATAAGTACCAGAATTCAGTAATGGCACAACTCATGGATTTGTTTCGTAAATTTGGAGAAACAAACGGATACTATGATGTGTTCATTCCGACGATGAGAACGCTAAGTCCAGCATATGATTTTTATTACAAGAAGATGCTGGAAGCAAATGAGAAATTGATACAAAAAATACCTGATGTTGAAAATTGGTACGAACCAACAAAATGA
- a CDS encoding IS5 family transposase, giving the protein MYKPTEQQITFPHEFFLPFGGNLNPDNKWCKLALMIPWAEVEKKYARSFPVSRGQKAYSVRLALGSLIIQNVKSLSDRDTVEEITENPYMQYFIGLSAFVDKPPFNHSLMTHFRKRLDKDIINEINEITSRLAGEHEYPENPDDPDDSDGSDDTPPSDGEDSDDTGQEEKTNEEPSETKNSGKLILDATCTPADIHYPTDIWLLNTTRQALEEIIDVLHAPHAGILKKPRSYRRNARKSYLNIDKKKHKTAKMIRKGIGGQLRYIRRDLKNIKTLAEKSSLTLLTKRQYRNLLVSQEIYWQQLEMYKQGKHSVEDRIVSLHMPFVRPIVRGKSNADVEFGAKLAISVVNGFSYMESLSFDAFNESKTLMQSVENYYQRYGFYPEAVMADKIYRNRDNLNYCKKLGIRLSGPPLGRPAKDQELLREQKKQERLDAGIRNAVEGKFGEGKRFYGLGRIMARLKETSETVIAMQLLVMNLERRLRILILNFIRENFGLIRLAY; this is encoded by the coding sequence ATGTACAAACCTACCGAACAGCAGATTACATTTCCGCACGAATTCTTTCTGCCTTTTGGCGGGAACTTAAACCCGGACAATAAATGGTGTAAGCTCGCATTAATGATCCCCTGGGCCGAAGTTGAGAAGAAGTATGCCAGAAGTTTTCCTGTCAGTCGCGGACAAAAAGCCTATTCGGTGCGTTTGGCACTCGGATCTCTGATCATTCAAAATGTGAAATCATTATCTGACCGTGACACGGTCGAAGAGATCACAGAAAATCCGTACATGCAATATTTCATTGGCCTAAGTGCATTTGTAGATAAACCGCCATTCAATCATTCACTCATGACCCATTTCCGCAAACGTTTGGACAAGGATATTATCAACGAAATCAACGAGATTACTAGCAGACTAGCCGGAGAACATGAATATCCAGAAAACCCAGATGACCCAGATGACTCAGATGGCTCAGACGACACCCCTCCTTCTGATGGTGAAGACTCTGATGATACAGGACAAGAAGAGAAAACGAATGAAGAACCTTCAGAAACCAAGAACTCAGGCAAGCTGATCCTGGATGCAACCTGCACCCCTGCGGATATTCACTATCCTACAGATATCTGGCTTTTGAACACAACCCGGCAGGCTTTGGAAGAAATCATTGATGTACTGCATGCACCGCATGCCGGGATTCTCAAGAAACCCAGATCCTACCGTCGCAATGCACGCAAAAGCTATCTGAACATTGATAAAAAGAAACATAAGACTGCTAAGATGATCCGCAAAGGAATCGGAGGACAGCTGCGATATATTCGACGGGATCTGAAAAACATTAAGACTCTTGCTGAAAAAAGTTCGCTGACTCTCTTAACTAAACGCCAATACCGCAATCTGCTCGTCAGTCAAGAAATCTACTGGCAACAGCTGGAAATGTACAAACAGGGTAAACATTCGGTAGAAGATCGCATCGTCAGCCTGCATATGCCTTTTGTCAGACCCATAGTACGAGGCAAGTCAAACGCAGATGTAGAATTTGGAGCTAAGCTTGCCATCAGTGTTGTGAACGGATTCAGTTATATGGAGAGCTTGAGCTTTGACGCTTTCAATGAAAGCAAGACACTCATGCAATCGGTTGAAAACTACTACCAAAGGTATGGTTTTTATCCAGAAGCCGTGATGGCAGACAAGATCTACCGGAACAGAGATAACCTTAACTACTGCAAGAAACTGGGCATTCGATTGAGCGGTCCACCGCTCGGCAGACCAGCCAAAGATCAGGAACTATTAAGAGAACAAAAGAAACAAGAACGGCTGGATGCTGGAATACGAAACGCTGTTGAAGGAAAATTCGGAGAAGGTAAGCGGTTTTATGGGCTCGGACGTATCATGGCACGTCTCAAAGAAACCAGTGAGACTGTTATCGCCATGCAGCTGTTGGTAATGAACCTGGAGCGCAGGCTCCGGATTCTTATACTCAATTTTATTAGAGAGAATTTCGGGCTGATCAGGTTAGCTTATTGA
- a CDS encoding transposase, whose amino-acid sequence MPYKSGINREQVTLFPETLDDYIAEDNEVQFIDAFVDNLEIEFKYSKACETGCPPYNPKDLLKLYLYGYINAIRSSRKLEKESHRNLEVMWLLKRLTPDHKTIANFRKDNKEEISKVFKEFTLLCKKLSMFGGELVPVDGSKFKAVNSKKQNVVKEKAVARIKEIEKQIEEYMNLIYLHTGNTVTGML is encoded by the coding sequence ATGCCATATAAAAGCGGAATAAACCGAGAACAAGTAACTCTATTTCCGGAAACCTTAGATGATTATATAGCAGAGGACAATGAAGTTCAGTTTATTGACGCATTTGTAGATAATCTAGAAATAGAATTTAAGTATTCGAAAGCATGTGAAACGGGCTGCCCTCCATATAACCCCAAGGATCTGCTAAAGCTCTACCTCTATGGATACATCAATGCAATCAGATCAAGCAGAAAACTTGAAAAGGAAAGTCATAGAAATTTAGAGGTAATGTGGCTTTTGAAAAGACTAACACCTGATCATAAAACGATAGCGAACTTCAGGAAAGACAACAAAGAAGAAATCTCAAAAGTGTTTAAAGAATTCACACTACTCTGTAAGAAACTATCTATGTTTGGTGGAGAGCTAGTACCGGTAGACGGAAGTAAGTTTAAAGCGGTAAATTCTAAAAAACAGAACGTCGTAAAAGAAAAAGCGGTAGCAAGAATAAAAGAAATTGAGAAGCAAATAGAAGAGTACATGAACCTAATTTATTTACACACTGGCAATACCGTAACAGGAATGTTGTAA
- the ltrA gene encoding group II intron reverse transcriptase/maturase: MEPPAKDTLTGRRTGETVRTKLASIAQRAQRHKKAKFCSLAHLMSKGTLREAFRRLSGTAASGIDGETKASYGGNLEENLRNLLEQLKEGSYRPTPVRRKFIPKAGSNKLRPLGIPVLEDKLVQNALVIILESIYEQDFLEDSYGFRPGRSQHDALKDLSRKIGTRKVGYIVDADIRGYFDHVDHEWLLKMLQERISDSKILKLIKRFLKAGVMEEGKLSKTEEGVPQGGSLSPLLGNIYLHYVLDLWFNKIITKQCQGEAYLTRFADDTVACFQYQKDAERFYEALKKRLKKFNLEIAEEKTRIIEFGRYAQRDVQRRGGRKPETFDFLGITHYCGRSRKGRFKLRWKTARKKFQAKLIEFNEWIKTNRNLPFKDIWKKVNAKLRGHYNYYGVSDNWQGLLEYRNQVERILYKWLKRRSQRTKLTWPRFNQMLERYPLVRPKSLINLNSAFV, from the coding sequence ATGGAACCGCCTGCAAAGGACACACTAACCGGACGCAGAACCGGAGAAACAGTGAGAACAAAACTTGCAAGCATAGCACAAAGAGCCCAAAGACATAAGAAAGCAAAATTCTGTTCCTTAGCCCATCTCATGAGCAAAGGGACACTGAGAGAAGCGTTCAGAAGACTATCCGGTACAGCAGCTTCGGGAATAGACGGAGAAACAAAAGCATCCTATGGGGGAAATCTTGAAGAAAACCTAAGAAACTTGCTGGAACAGCTCAAAGAAGGATCATACAGACCGACACCGGTGCGTAGGAAATTCATACCTAAAGCAGGAAGCAATAAACTCAGACCACTCGGAATCCCTGTACTGGAAGACAAACTGGTGCAGAACGCTCTGGTGATCATTCTGGAAAGCATCTATGAGCAGGATTTCTTGGAAGATTCCTACGGATTCAGACCGGGCAGAAGTCAACACGACGCCCTAAAAGATCTGAGCCGGAAAATAGGGACCAGGAAAGTCGGGTATATCGTAGATGCCGACATTCGCGGCTACTTTGATCATGTCGACCATGAGTGGCTGCTGAAAATGCTCCAAGAACGAATCAGTGACAGCAAAATACTGAAGCTCATCAAAAGATTCCTCAAAGCAGGGGTAATGGAAGAAGGAAAACTGAGCAAGACCGAAGAAGGCGTTCCCCAGGGAGGAAGCCTATCTCCATTGTTGGGAAACATCTACCTGCACTATGTGCTTGACTTATGGTTTAACAAAATAATAACAAAACAGTGCCAGGGAGAAGCTTATCTTACTCGTTTTGCGGATGATACAGTTGCCTGCTTTCAATACCAAAAAGATGCTGAGCGGTTTTACGAAGCCTTAAAGAAACGGCTGAAGAAGTTTAATCTGGAAATAGCAGAAGAGAAAACCAGAATCATCGAGTTTGGCAGGTATGCCCAAAGAGATGTTCAAAGACGGGGAGGAAGAAAGCCGGAAACATTCGACTTTCTGGGAATCACCCACTACTGCGGAAGAAGCCGGAAAGGGCGATTCAAGCTAAGATGGAAAACAGCCCGGAAGAAATTCCAGGCCAAGCTCATAGAATTTAATGAGTGGATAAAAACAAACCGAAACCTGCCGTTTAAAGACATCTGGAAGAAAGTCAATGCTAAACTCAGAGGGCACTACAACTATTACGGAGTCAGTGATAACTGGCAAGGGCTATTGGAATACCGAAATCAGGTAGAACGCATACTCTATAAATGGCTGAAACGGAGAAGCCAGCGAACCAAACTAACCTGGCCACGTTTTAACCAGATGCTAGAGAGATATCCGCTGGTCAGGCCGAAATCACTAATCAATCTCAATTCAGCCTTTGTGTAA
- a CDS encoding AlbA family DNA-binding domain-containing protein produces the protein MSIDKNIDGITLEDIENLITNEVCECRNLEYKLELPDSGDKKRELLYDISAMANAGGGDIIFGIREDSGKPIAIEGIQTQNADSIILSFENSIRDCISPRIIGLAVRSLKVSEGQYIFMFRIPRTLNFPHMVTMGGTQRFFTRNSAGKYPMDVTEIRAAFLTGTSFIEQAKSWRMDRLNRLLLNKGATPIEGGAKIVLHLIPLSSMDIQSYLDVKILKDQTSNLWPFYTTGMDYRYNLDGFLTFALWPGSVLPHGYVQFFRTGQIESVDIGLLKPLEDNRKFIASIKYEEDVINHTRKYLNAMKSVGIQPPIVIELALLGVRDYYMGVGQRFARFGTPDLIKEDDLVLPGVLIENWDADLGKLLRPIFDTVWNSCGWSGSLNYDEAGNWRPHSE, from the coding sequence ATGTCAATAGATAAAAATATTGATGGGATTACTTTGGAAGATATTGAGAACTTAATAACAAATGAGGTTTGTGAATGTAGAAACTTGGAATACAAACTCGAACTACCTGATTCAGGTGATAAGAAGAGGGAGCTTTTATATGATATTTCTGCAATGGCAAATGCTGGCGGCGGGGATATAATTTTTGGGATAAGAGAAGACTCCGGAAAACCCATAGCAATAGAGGGTATTCAAACACAAAATGCTGATTCAATAATATTATCATTCGAAAACAGTATTAGAGACTGCATATCACCAAGAATTATCGGATTAGCTGTTCGTTCTTTGAAAGTATCAGAAGGTCAATATATCTTTATGTTTAGAATTCCTAGAACTTTGAACTTTCCTCATATGGTTACAATGGGAGGAACACAACGATTTTTTACACGGAATTCTGCAGGAAAATATCCAATGGATGTTACAGAAATTAGAGCAGCATTTCTTACGGGAACAAGTTTCATTGAACAAGCTAAATCTTGGCGGATGGATAGATTAAATAGGTTACTACTAAACAAAGGAGCCACTCCAATCGAGGGAGGGGCAAAAATTGTATTGCATTTGATTCCATTATCGTCAATGGATATTCAAAGTTATTTGGATGTTAAAATCTTGAAAGACCAGACATCAAATTTATGGCCATTTTACACAACTGGAATGGACTATCGCTATAACCTTGATGGTTTTCTTACCTTTGCGTTATGGCCAGGTAGTGTTTTACCTCATGGATATGTTCAATTTTTCAGAACTGGTCAAATCGAATCTGTTGATATTGGCTTATTAAAGCCACTAGAGGATAATAGAAAATTCATTGCCTCTATAAAATATGAAGAGGATGTTATCAATCATACAAGAAAATATTTAAATGCGATGAAATCAGTTGGTATTCAACCACCTATAGTAATAGAGCTAGCTCTTCTAGGTGTTAGAGATTATTACATGGGTGTGGGCCAACGGTTTGCACGCTTTGGTACACCAGATCTAATAAAGGAAGATGATTTGGTTTTGCCTGGAGTATTAATAGAAAATTGGGATGCTGATTTGGGAAAGTTACTAAGGCCTATATTTGATACCGTTTGGAATTCATGCGGGTGGTCCGGTTCTCTGAATTATGATGAGGCAGGGAATTGGAGACCACATTCAGAGTAA
- a CDS encoding DUF4362 domain-containing protein produces the protein MELKGKIYNIDKLDEFIDSINRGEKTKVQIDIYNTKNNPAMYIIEFDGKLLSYSFTRPSNDDSKDILAEVNAEIVKASREENEDGIKYYLIDNSGIKTCFFNAPK, from the coding sequence GTGGAATTAAAAGGCAAAATTTACAATATCGATAAACTTGATGAGTTTATTGATAGTATTAATAGAGGAGAGAAGACAAAAGTCCAAATCGATATATATAATACAAAGAATAATCCGGCAATGTACATAATTGAATTTGATGGAAAGCTATTAAGTTATTCATTTACAAGACCTTCAAATGATGATTCTAAAGATATACTTGCTGAAGTTAACGCCGAGATTGTAAAGGCAAGTAGAGAAGAGAATGAAGACGGCATCAAATATTATCTTATAGACAATAGTGGTATTAAAACCTGTTTTTTTAATGCACCAAAGTGA
- the ltrA gene encoding group II intron reverse transcriptase/maturase — MQLAKETSTGQAGSEKLMRTSLQGIAQKAKRLKSYRFRNLYRMLNYSSLTEAWKTNNKKAAAGVDKVTAKEFAEELKQNIENLAEHLEKKRYRAKLLRRVDIPKGEGKTRPLGIPAIADKLVQSAAAKILEAIYEQDFLASSYGYRPKISAHTAIKDLSKELNYGDYSYIVEADIKGFFQNIDHAWLIRMLEQRIDDKAFLGLIKKWLKAGILKQDGEVEHPITGSPQGGIISPILANTYLHYVLDLWFEKIVKPNCEGEAYLCRYCDDFVCAFQYKGDADKFYRSLPKRLEKFGLELAVDKTQIIQFNRWLRKQSSSFEYLGFEFRWGVSRRGKTIITRRTARKRLRKSLANFKEWCRENRNKRLRRLFPELNSKLRGYYNYYGLIGNSGRLREFYEQAMKTLYKWLNRRSQRKSFDWSEFNRVLKRYGVLTPRIVETNQKQLSFGF; from the coding sequence ATGCAGCTTGCAAAGGAAACATCAACCGGACAAGCAGGATCGGAGAAATTGATGCGAACTTCCCTGCAAGGAATAGCACAGAAAGCAAAAAGACTTAAAAGCTATCGATTTCGCAACTTATACCGGATGCTCAACTACAGCTCACTCACAGAAGCCTGGAAAACGAACAACAAAAAGGCAGCTGCCGGAGTGGACAAAGTAACAGCCAAGGAATTTGCAGAAGAGCTTAAGCAAAACATAGAAAACCTGGCAGAGCATCTGGAAAAGAAAAGATATCGGGCAAAGTTGTTACGAAGGGTAGACATACCGAAAGGGGAAGGAAAAACAAGACCGCTGGGAATACCAGCCATAGCGGATAAGCTCGTGCAGAGCGCAGCGGCAAAGATATTGGAAGCCATCTATGAGCAGGATTTCCTTGCAAGTAGTTATGGATACCGGCCAAAAATCAGTGCTCACACAGCAATCAAAGACTTAAGCAAAGAACTCAACTATGGCGACTACAGCTACATCGTAGAAGCAGACATCAAAGGATTCTTTCAAAACATAGACCACGCTTGGCTAATAAGAATGCTAGAGCAACGAATAGATGACAAGGCATTTCTGGGACTCATCAAAAAGTGGCTCAAAGCAGGAATCTTAAAGCAGGATGGAGAAGTGGAACATCCAATAACAGGAAGTCCGCAAGGCGGAATCATTAGTCCAATACTAGCGAATACTTATCTGCACTATGTACTTGACCTATGGTTTGAGAAGATAGTAAAACCAAACTGCGAAGGAGAAGCGTATCTATGCAGGTACTGCGATGATTTTGTATGTGCGTTCCAATATAAAGGAGATGCCGACAAATTCTACAGGTCGCTACCTAAACGGTTAGAGAAATTCGGACTGGAACTGGCAGTGGATAAGACCCAAATCATCCAATTCAATCGATGGTTGAGAAAACAAAGCAGCAGCTTTGAATACTTGGGGTTCGAATTTCGATGGGGAGTATCTCGCCGGGGGAAAACAATAATCACCAGGAGAACAGCCAGGAAAAGGTTAAGGAAGTCCCTGGCAAACTTCAAAGAATGGTGCAGAGAGAACCGGAACAAAAGACTAAGACGATTGTTCCCGGAGCTAAACAGCAAATTAAGGGGCTATTACAACTACTATGGGCTGATAGGAAACTCTGGAAGGCTGAGAGAATTCTACGAACAGGCAATGAAAACCCTGTACAAATGGCTGAATAGAAGGAGTCAAAGGAAAAGCTTTGATTGGAGCGAGTTTAATAGGGTATTAAAAAGGTATGGAGTACTAACCCCAAGGATAGTCGAAACGAACCAGAAGCAGCTTAGCTTTGGGTTTTAA